A section of the Oryza sativa Japonica Group chromosome 1, ASM3414082v1 genome encodes:
- the LOC4325167 gene encoding glutamate--tRNA ligase, cytoplasmic, producing MEPKLAFPQDSPPLAILCAAKVAGVSLTLDPKLASGSAPTLHLGSGDFIHGVNTILRYIARVASVTSFYGQDAIQAAYVDQWLDYAPVILSGSEFEAACSFLDGYLASRTFLVSYGLSIADIVVWSNLAGTGQRWESLRRSKKYQNLVRWFNSIADYSDTLDEVVSAYVGKRGIGKSPAPSLKEKLPDSKQNISIPEVDLPGAKVGEVCVRFAPEPSGYLHIGHAKAGLLNKYFAERYKGRLIVRFDDTNPSKESNEFVENVLKDVETLGIKYDIVTYTSDYFPQLMEMAENLIKQGKAYVDDTPKEQMRSERMDGVESKCRNNTVQDNLSLWKEMINGTERGMQCCVRGKLDMQDPNKSLRDPVYYRCNTDPHHRIGSKYKVYPTYDFACPFVDALEGVTHALRSSEYHDRNAQYYRILQEMGLRRVEIYEFSRLNMVYTVLSKRKLLWFVQNKKVEDWTDPRFPTVQGIVRRGLKVEALVQFILEQGASKNLNLMEWDKLWTINKKIIDPVCGRHTAVLKDQRVLFTLTNGPEEPFIRVLPRHKKYEGAGKKATTFTNKIWLESADASVISIGEEVTLMDWGNAIIKEIKTQNGIITELLGELHLEGSVKMTKLKLTWLPDIEDLVSLSLVEFDYLIKKKKLEEDDNFLDNLNPCTCQEFPALGDANMRNLKQGEIIQLERKGYYRCDAPFIRSSKPIVLFAIPDGRQKSATK from the exons ATGGAGCCGAAACTAGCATTCCCCCAGGATAGTCCACCACTTGCCATCCTCTGTGCTGCTAAGGTCGCAGGTGTTTCCCTCACCCTCGATCCGAAGCTCGCCTCGGGTTCAGCACCCACACTTCACCTTGGTTCTGG GGATTTTATCCACGGTGTTAACACAATTCTTCGTTACATTGCTCGTGTTGCATCTGTTACCAGTTTCTATGGTCAGGATGCTATTCAGGCAGCATAT GTTGATCAATGGCTCGACTACGCCCCAGTCATTCTTTCAGGATCTGAATTTGAAGCTGCTTGCTCATTTCTAGATGGATACCTAGCATCACGAACCTTTTTGGTTAGTTATGGCTTGTCAATTGCTGACATTGTAGTATGGTCAAATCTTGCAG GGACAGGCCAACGATGGGAAAGTCTAAGGAGGTCCAAGAAATATCAAAACCTTGTTCGCTGGTTCAACAGCATAGCAGACTATTCAGACACACTAGATGAAGTTGTCTCTGCTTATGTTGGAAAAAGGGGGATAGGAAAGTCTCCTGCACCAAGCCTGAAAGAGAAATTACCTGATTCAAAGCAGAATATCTCAATCCCTGAAGTAGATCTCCCAGGTGCAAAAGTTGGGGAGGTCTGCGTTCGCTTTGCCCCCGAGCCTAGTGGGTATCTTCACATTGGTCATGCAAAGGCTGGACTTTTGAACAAGTACTTTGCTGAGAGATATAAAGGGCGCCTGATAGTTCGATTTGATGACACAAACCCTTCGAAAGAAAGCAATGAATTTGTTGAGAACGTCCTGAAGGATGTAGAAACACTGGGAATAAAATATGATATAGTTACTTACACATCAGATTATTTTCCGCAGTTAATGGAAATGGCTGAAAATTTGATTAAGCAAGGGAAGGCTTATGTTGATGATACACCAAAGGAGCAAATGAGGAGTGAGAGAATGGATGGTGTGGAATCTAAATGTAGAAATAATACTGTTCAGGATAATTTGTCATTGTGGAAAGAGATGATCAATGGAACTGAAAGGGGTATGCAGTGTTGTGTACGGGGTAAACTTGACATGCAGGACCCTAACAAATCACTTCGAGATCCTGTATACTACCGTTGCAACACTGATCCCCATCATCGTATTGGCTCAAAATACAAGGTCTATCCAACTTATGACTTTGCTTGTCCATTTGTCGACGCATTGGAAGGAGTGACTCATGCTCTCCGCTCAAGTGAATACCATGATCGGAATGCACAGTACTATCGTATCCTTCAAGAAATGGGGTTAAGGAGGGTAGAAATCTATGAGTTCAGCAGGTTGAATATGGTTTACACGGTTCTTAGCAAACGCAAGCTTCTCTGGTTTGTACAAAACAAAAAGGTGGAGGACTGGACTGATCCACGCTTCCCCACTGTACAAGGCATAGTACGTCGTGGCTTGAAGGTTGAAGCTTTGGTACAATTTATACTTGAGCAG GGTGCCTCTAAAAATCTAAATCTTATGGAGTGGGATAAACTCTGGACAATCAACAAGAAGATAATTGATCCAGTGTGTGGAAGGCATACTGCCGTTCTGAAAGACCAGCGTGTGCTTTTCACTCTTACTAATGGTCCAGAGGAACCATTCATCCGAGTCTTACCCAGGCACAAGAAATACGAAGGTGCTGGAAAGAAGGCTACAACCTTCACAAACAAAATTTGGTTGGAGAGTGCTGATGCATCAGTTATTAGCATCGGTGAGGAAGTTACTCTGATGGACTGGGGAAATGCTATCATCAAAGAAATCAAGACACAGAATGGAATTATAACTGAACTGCTTGGGGAACTCCATCTTGAGGGGTCAGTTAAGATGACAAAGTTAAAGCTAACGTGGCTGCCAGATATTGAAGATCTTGTATCTCTCTCGTTGGTAGAGTTTGACTACCtaatcaaaaagaaaaag CTGGAAGAAGATGATAATTTCCTTGACAATCTTAATCCATGCACTTGCCAAGAGTTTCCGGCTCTTGGAGACGCAAACATGCGGAATCTCAAACAAGGAGAAATCATACAGCTTGAAAGGAAAGGGTATTACAGGTGTGATGCTCCATTTATCCGGTCTTCCAAACCAATTGTCCTTTTCGCTATTCCAGATGGACGACAAAAGTCCGCAACGAAGTAG
- the LOC4325168 gene encoding ATP-dependent Clp protease proteolytic subunit-related protein 4, chloroplastic, whose translation MEAAAAFSPPRVSPDARAMFATLPASPSPHLRLAARPRALSASAPTTAAVAATKQRFLAPPRPDPAAPGGCGGGGARDVVAMVVPFLRGTAWQQPPPDLASFLYKNRIVYLGMCLVPSVTELMLAEFLYLQYDDAEKPIYLYINSTGTTKNGEKLGYETEAFAIYDAMRYVKVPIFTLCVGNAWGEAALLLAAGAKGNRAALPSSTIMIKQPIGRFQGQATDVDIARKEIRNVKIEMIKLLSRHIGKSVEEIAQDIKRPKYFSPSEAVDYGIIDKVLYNEKSQEDGGVVSELKRSNLI comes from the exons atggaggcggccgccgccttctcccctccccgcgTCTCCCCCGACGCCCGCGCCATGTTCGCTACCCTCCCCGCCTCGCCCTCCCcccacctccgcctcgccgcccgcccccgCGCTCTCTCCGCTTCCGCCCCCAccaccgcggcggtggcggccaccaAGCAGCGGTTCttggcgccgccccgcccggaCCCCGCGGCGCCaggaggctgcggcggcggcggcgccagggaCGTCGTCGCGATG GTGGTGCCGTTCCTGAGGGGGACCGCGtggcagcagccgccgccggacctGGCCTCGTTCCTGTACAAGAACAGGATCGTCTACCTCGGGATGTGCCTCGTGCCGTCGGTGACGGAGCTCATGCTCGCCGAGTTCCTCTACCTCCAGTACGACGACGCCGAGAAGCCCATCTACCTCTACATCAACTCCACCGGCACAACCAAG AATGGCGAGAAATTGGGCTATGAGACAGAAGCTTTTGCAATATATGATGCTATGAG GTATGTCAAAGTTCCAATTTTCACCTTGTGTGTTGGCAATGCATGGGGAGAAGCTGCTTTACTCTTGGCTGCTGGTGCTAAAGGTAACCGTGCTGCGCTTCCATCGTCGACGATAATGATAAAGCAG CCAATTGGTCGCTTTCAAGGACAGGCGACAGATGTTGACATAGCAAGAAAAGAAATCCGAAATGTGAAAATAGAAATG ATTAAGCTGCTGTCAAGGCATATCGGTAAATCAGTAGAAGAGATTGCTCAGGACATCAAACGGCCCAAATATTTCAGTCCAAGTGAAGCTGTGGATTATGGGATCATTGACAAG GTGCTGTACAATGAGAAAAGCCAAGAAGACGGTGGTGTCGTATCGGAGCTCAAAAGATCAAATTTGATATAG
- the LOC4325169 gene encoding NEDD8-activating enzyme E1 catalytic subunit: protein MSSPDEDPPTEPERWRDLDMLLSRPGNLVHADFNPSPGLRDSLGSLVEVLVVGAGGLGCELLKDLALSGFKNIHVIDMDTIDVSNLNRQFLFRVQDVGKSKAEVAAKRVMERVSGVNIVPHFCRIEDKEIEFYSQFSIIVLGLDSIEARSYINSVACGFLEYDSDDKPIPETLKPMVDGGTEGFKGHARVIIPGTTPCFECNIWLFPPQVKFPLCTLAETPRTAAHCIEYAHLIKWNEVHPGKPFDADDAEHMQWIYSEALKRAELFGISGVTYSFTQGVVKNIIPAIASTNAIVSAACALEALKLISGCSKTVSNYLTYNGLDGTHINVSEFAREKDCLVCGPGTLIELGTSTTLSEFIKMLEEHPKLLMSRASVTHEGDNLYMQAPEVLEQMTRPNLGVPMFELLKGAARTTVHVTGMAENNGKKVSSLRKLRVTFKGVEESSKMDESS, encoded by the exons ATGTCCTCCCCCGACGAGGACCCGCCGACGGAGCCCGAGCGGTGGAGGGATCTGGACATGCTCCTCTCCCGCCCCGGCAACCTCGTCCACGCCGACTTCAACCCCAGCCCCGGG CTGCGGGACTCGCTGGGGAGCCTCGTGGAGGTGCTGGTGGTGGGCGCGGGCGGGCTGGGGTGCGAGCTCCTCAAGGACCTGGCGCTCTCCGGATTCAAGAACATCCACGTCATCGACATGGACACCATCGACGTCTCCAACCTCAACCGCCAGTTCCTCTTCAG GGTTCAAGATGTTGGGAAGTCCAAGGCTGAAGTTGCTGCAAAGAGGGTTATGGAGCGAGTTAGTGGAGTGAACATTGTTCCACATTTCTGTAGGATTGAAGATAAAGAGATAGAGTTCTACAGTCAATTCTCGATAATTGTTCTTGGTCTAGATTCAATTGAAGCTCGAAGCTATATCAATTCCGTGGCGTGTGGTTTCTTAG AGTATGACTCAGATGACAAGCCAATCCCTGAGACGCTTAAACCTATGGTCGATGGTGGGACTGAAGGTTTCAAAGGTCATGCTAGAGTCATCATACCTGGGACAACACCTTGTTTTGAATGCAACATATGGCTTTTCCCTCCCCAGGTCAAATTTCCCTTATGTACACTTGCTGAGACTCCGAGAACTGCAGCTCATTGCATTGAATATGCTCATTTGATCAAATGGAATGAG GTTCATCCTGGGAAACCTTTTGATGCTGATGATGCAGAACATATGCAGTGGATTTACTCAGAG GCTTTAAAGAGAGCAGAACTTTTTGGTATTTCTGGAGTTACATATTCGTTTACCCAG GGTGTTGTCAAGAATATCATCCCAGCCATTGCTTCAACAAATGCAATTGTTTCTGCTGCATGTGCGTTGGAAGCTCTTAAGCTTATCTCTGGGTGCAGCAAAACTGTGTCGAATTATCTCAC GTATAACGGCCTTGATGGAACACACATTAATGTAAGCGAATTTGCAAGAGAGAAAGACTGCCTTGTATGTGGACCTGGTACCCTTATTGAACTTGGGACATCGACTACCCTCTCAGAG TTCATCAAGATGCTTGAAGAGCACCCCAAGCTGCTAATGTCGAGGGCTAGCGTAACACACGAAGGCGATAACCTCTACATGCAGGCACCTGAAGTCCTAGAGCAGATGACGCGACCAAACCTGGGTGTCCCAATGTTTGAGCTACTCAAAGGAGCTGCACGCACGACTGTGCATGTAACTGGAATGGCAGAAAACAACGGGAAGAAAGTATCCTCTCTGAGGAAGCTGCGTGTTACTTTCAAGGGCGTCGAGGAATCTTCGAAAATGGATGAGAGTTCTTGA
- the LOC9267815 gene encoding uncharacterized protein, translating to MTQKQSQFKGQGKKKTIPPNRHGKAPHVRKGKRAVKPTKFTKDMDADKELTKFINQCNEKKAASLASKEGGDLSILKADVDPSNSN from the exons ATGACGCAGAAGCAGAGCCAGTTCAAGGGGCaggggaagaagaagaccaTCCCTCCCAACCGCCATGGCAAGGCGCCCCACGTCCGCAAAG GGAAGAGGGCCGTGAAGCCGACCAAGTTCACCAAGGACATGGACGCCGATAAG GAACTCACAAAATTCATCAACCAGTGCAACGAGAAGAAGGCTGCAAGTCTTGCCAGCAAAGAAGGCGGCGACCTCAGTATACTCAAGGCGGACGTTGATCCCTCCAATTCAAACTAG